In Podospora pseudoanserina strain CBS 124.78 chromosome 5, whole genome shotgun sequence, a single window of DNA contains:
- a CDS encoding hypothetical protein (EggNog:ENOG503Q4W5; COG:Q), with amino-acid sequence MLLSSQNPQDFLLSFTPKTKMDLLLDKRLTMSWTLAIQILLATITSIIIYRRHLHPLSSIPGPPFASISRLWHIYHILKGDQNLQLVSLHNKHGHFVRLAHNEVSVSHPEAIKKILGSQLKKGPWYRMTAIPDYRFQSPMAITDPKKKMEKSKAFASGYALTNVLRSEPQLDNVISLLLGHLDGFARTGREVGLDKYFTFTSFDVAGEVLFSSQFGFLETGTDVGNAIANGYWLSMYASAMAFFYHIHVALLGNPFITWLNILPYGHLFDTAIKAMRARLQDKRDESRFDSVEYWFRAMEKHPEKIKWRDVQAVTVSTVGAASETVSCALQSFVYYMIRTPGAWERARKEVIELQEKEGGREKRVVSWGQAKRLVYLQACLKEGLRMFAPVPMNLPRVVGPEGLEIGGRRFEKGSILSVNSWVMHLSEEIWGKDAGEFKPERWLTEDTGELDKWFMPWGYGYNSCPGQNIARLEMSKIAATLVRDYDISQVNPEQEWKWQAFFTVVQHSWPCYIKARKTTTNESGCKVPWH; translated from the exons ATGCTCCTGTCTTCGCAAAACCCTCAGGACTTCCTATTGTCTTTTACTCCTAAGACGAAAATGGATCTCTTGCTAGACAAACGCCTGACCATGAGTTGGACTCTGGCCATCCAGATACTCTTAgcaaccatcacctccatcatcatctaccgccgccacctccaccccctctcctccatccccggCCCACCCttcgcctccatctcccgccTCTGGCACATCTACCACATCCTCAAAGGTGACCAAAACCTTCAGCTCGTCTCTCTCCACAACAAACACGGGCACTTTGTCCGCCTCGCCCACAATGAAGTCTCCGTTTCCCATCCCGAAGCCATCAAGAAAATCCTCGGGAGTCAGCTCAAGAAAGGTCCCTGGTACCGCATGACTGCCATTCCAGACTATCGCTTCCAGAGTCCCATGGCGATCACCGacccaaaaaagaaaatggagAAAAGCAAGGCTTTTGCTTCGGGGTATGCCCTCACCAACGTGCTGCGGTCAGAGCCTCAGCTCGACAACGTCATCtctttgcttcttggccatcttgaTGGTTTTGccaggacggggagggaggtgggtttggatAAGTATTTTACGTTCACTTCGTTCGATGTAGCGGGGGAGGTCCTCTTTTCGAGTCAATTCGGTTTCCTCGAGACAGGGACTGATGTCGGTAATGCGATTGCGAATGGATACTGGCTGTCAATGTACGCGTCTGCCATGGCGTTTTTTTATCACATCCACGTCGCGTTATTGGGGAACCCGTTTATCACCTGGCTTAATATCCTACCGTATGGACATCTCTTTGATACAGCCATCAAAGCGATGAGAGCCCGTTTACAGGACAAGAGAGACGAATCAAGGTTTGATAGTGTGGAGTATTGGTTTAGGGCGATGGAAAAGCATCCTGAGAAGATAAAGTGGAGGGATGTACAGGCTGTTACTGTCAGTACGGTGGGAGCGGCAAGTGAGACTGTTAGTTGCGCGTTGCAGAGTTTTGTGTACTACATGATACGGACTCCTGGGGCTTGGGAAAGGGCTAGGAAAGAGGTGATCGAGctgcaggagaaggaagggggacGAGAGAAAAGGGTGGTTAGCTGGGGGCAGGCGAAGAGGTTGGTTTATCTGCAGGCTTGTTTGAAGGAGGGGCTGAGGATGTTTGCACCTGTGCCGATGAACTTGCCTAGGGTGGTGGGACCTGAGGGATTGGAGATCGGGGGGAGGCGCTTTGAGAAGGGGTCGATTTTGTCTGTGAATTCTTGGGTTATGCATTTGTCGGAAGAGATATGGGGGAAGGACGCCGGGGAGTTCAAGCCAGAGAGGTGGTTGACAGAGGATACAGGAGAATTGGACAAGTGGTTTATGCCT TGGGGTTATGGCTACAACTCTTGCCCCGGACAAAATATTGCAAGACTTGAAATGAGCAAGATTGCGGCCACACTGGTCAGGGACTATGACATCTCACAGGTAAATCCGGAGCAGGAGTGGAAGTGGCAAGCCTTTTTCACGGTTGTCCAACACTCGTGGCCTTGCTACATCAAAGCCAGGAAGACCACAACTAATGAATCAGGTTGTAAGGTACCATGGCATTAA